In one Deinococcus sp. QL22 genomic region, the following are encoded:
- a CDS encoding DeoR/GlpR family DNA-binding transcription regulator, producing the protein MFVPERQQYILNELARLGRVEVLDLAQNLGVSEDTVRRDLKALAARGYLQKTHGGAVALDPGRMAWVNRAELSGGAKASIGAVAAHLVEPGQSVLLDAGSTVFELARRLRVRPLTVLTNSLDIASIFASEPDVALSLTGGDWNVRSRYLTGASALETIGRRRTDWTFLGACAVHPFAGVTSVSEGDAAVKRAMLAVADRTVVLADHSKLGQIAPYSVAPLHQMYALVTDGSSWTDQLGAAGVQVLVAQSSAVVPD; encoded by the coding sequence ATGTTTGTGCCCGAACGACAGCAGTACATCCTCAACGAGTTGGCCCGCTTAGGCCGCGTTGAAGTCCTGGATCTGGCCCAGAATTTAGGCGTATCTGAGGACACGGTGCGGCGAGACCTGAAAGCGCTGGCCGCCCGTGGCTACCTGCAGAAAACCCACGGAGGCGCGGTCGCCTTGGATCCGGGCCGAATGGCCTGGGTAAACCGCGCCGAGCTCAGTGGTGGAGCCAAAGCCAGCATAGGTGCCGTGGCAGCGCACTTGGTGGAACCGGGACAATCCGTGCTGTTGGATGCGGGTTCGACGGTGTTTGAGCTGGCGCGCCGCTTACGGGTCAGGCCCCTGACGGTGTTGACCAACTCACTGGATATTGCCTCAATCTTTGCATCCGAACCCGACGTTGCTCTGAGCTTGACGGGTGGAGATTGGAACGTGCGGTCACGTTATCTCACCGGGGCGAGTGCCTTGGAAACTATAGGCCGTCGCCGAACGGATTGGACTTTTTTAGGCGCGTGCGCGGTGCATCCTTTTGCAGGTGTGACGTCGGTTTCGGAAGGAGACGCCGCCGTGAAACGGGCGATGTTAGCGGTGGCTGACCGAACAGTGGTGCTGGCTGACCACAGCAAGTTGGGGCAGATCGCCCCCTACTCGGTGGCTCCCTTACACCAGATGTACGCCCTGGTGACGGATGGATCTTCGTGGACAGACCAACTGGGTGCAGCAGGGGTGCAGGTTTTGGTGGCCCAGTCAAGTGCTGTGGTGCCGGATTGA
- a CDS encoding phytanoyl-CoA dioxygenase family protein yields MTTMTQPGIIHPTSPASEYDLSGIMGALYGDGILGLKGAFSREWAQHLGEDIAVLYEAALKRPGGAVGRGTNRHYVEIHPETVRGFTELVTHPWVHTVCASVLGPEYKIVEIGFDVPGPGAKDQPWHRDFPVGDETLIGRRLNSLAFNITTVDVEEDMGPFEIAPGTQWDDPSLYDHGMFPPTSLYERYQARAQRKFPKMGDISVRSALTIHRGTANQSQKSRPVLVLGVDAPGAGNHEKHDFQVTRAFYETLPQEVRDHLLCRIVEELEPIVQGHTIEGLMMGDA; encoded by the coding sequence ATGACGACCATGACTCAGCCCGGCATCATTCACCCCACTTCTCCGGCCAGCGAATATGATCTGTCCGGCATCATGGGTGCCCTCTACGGCGACGGCATCCTTGGCCTGAAGGGAGCCTTTTCCCGCGAGTGGGCGCAGCACCTCGGTGAAGACATCGCCGTGCTGTACGAGGCGGCTCTCAAGCGTCCGGGCGGCGCGGTGGGGCGCGGCACCAACCGCCATTACGTCGAAATTCACCCCGAAACGGTGCGCGGCTTTACTGAACTCGTAACGCATCCCTGGGTGCATACCGTGTGCGCCAGCGTCCTGGGGCCAGAATACAAGATCGTCGAAATCGGCTTCGACGTGCCCGGCCCCGGCGCAAAAGACCAGCCCTGGCACCGCGATTTCCCGGTTGGCGACGAAACCCTGATTGGCCGCCGCCTGAATTCGCTGGCCTTCAACATCACGACTGTAGATGTAGAGGAAGACATGGGGCCTTTTGAAATCGCGCCCGGCACGCAGTGGGACGACCCCAGCCTCTATGACCACGGCATGTTCCCGCCCACCTCCTTATATGAGCGCTATCAGGCCCGCGCCCAGCGCAAGTTCCCAAAAATGGGCGACATTTCGGTGCGTTCGGCGCTCACGATTCACCGGGGCACCGCCAACCAGTCCCAAAAATCGCGCCCCGTGCTGGTGCTGGGTGTGGACGCCCCCGGCGCAGGCAACCACGAAAAACACGACTTTCAGGTCACGCGGGCGTTTTATGAAACCCTGCCGCAAGAAGTGCGCGACCACCTGCTGTGCCGCATCGTGGAGGAGCTGGAACCGATTGTTCAGGGCCATACGATTGAAGGCCTGATGATGGGCGATGCGTAA